A DNA window from Drosophila biarmipes strain raj3 chromosome 2R, RU_DBia_V1.1, whole genome shotgun sequence contains the following coding sequences:
- the LOC108029899 gene encoding retinol dehydrogenase 12 isoform X1, with product MEIIINFLHKIAPVFLAHGIVGIIAFCVRLYMQGGKFRKQTDETGKVAIVTGGNTGLGKETVMELARRGATVYMACRNKKKGEMARKEVIKKTGNSNVFSKECDLSSLDSVRKFVEEFKKEQRELHILINNAGVFWEPRGLTKEGFETHLGVNHIGHFLLTNLLIDVLERSAPSRVVVVASKAHERGQIQVDDINSSDFYDEGVAYSQSKLANVLFARELAKRLEGTGVTVNALNPGIADTEIARNMIFFQTKFAQYVNNPEAIPLVCDEVAQKRSPDHVICRLGSRSRKGNGSVLQRLPVGIRSSRRPRRSDGQVAVGPVREVDGNRSVNWVFGVVLCVFASRFKMPLIFENKLDAETNLNFI from the exons ATGGAAatcattattaattttctaCACAAAATTGCTCCAGTATTTCTGGCCCATGGAATAGTCGGCATTATCGCCTTCTGTGTGAG GTTGTATATGCAGGGGGGAAAGTTCAGGAAGCAGACCGATGAGACGGGAAAAGTGGCCATCGTTACGGGCGGAAACACGGGTCTTGGCAAGGAAACGGTGATGGAGTTGGCCAGAAGGGGAGCCACCGTTTACATGGCCTGccggaataaaaaaaaaggggaaatggCTCGAAAGGAGGTCATCAAGAAGACGGGAAACTCAAACGTTTTCTCCAAGGAGTGCGACTTGTCTTCATTGGATTCTGTTCGAAAGTTTGTGGAAGA ATTCAAGAAAGAGCAAAGGGAGCTGCACATCCTGATAAACAATGCTGGTGTGTTCTGGGAGCCGCGAGGATTGACGAAAGAGGGATTCGAAACGCATCTGGGAGTGAACCACATTGGTCATTTTCTGCTCACCAACCTGTTGATCGATGTGCTAGAGCGGTCAGCTCCTAGtcgggtggtggtggtggccagCAAGGCCCACGAGCGGGGTCAGATTCAGGTGGACGACATCAACAGCTCCGACTTCTACGACGAGGGAGTGGCCTACAGCCAAAGCAAGCTGGCCAACGTACTCTTTGCCCGGGAACTGGCCAAGCGGCTGGAGGGAACGGGTGTCACCGTGAACGCCCTCAATCCTGGAATAGCAGACACGGAGATTGCCAGGAACATGATCTTCTTCCAAACAAAGTTTGCTCAGTATGTG AACAATCCTGAAGCCATTCCTCTGGTCTGTGATGAAGTCGCCCAGAAACGGAGCCCAGACCACGTTATATGCCGCCTTGGATCCCGATCTCGAAAAGGTAACGGGTCAGTACTTCAGCGATTGCCAGTTGGCATCCGCAGCTCCCGCCGCCCTCGACGATCGGATGGCCAAGTGGCTGTGGGCCCAGTCCGAGAAGTGGACGGGAATCGCTCTGTAAATTGGGTATTTGGGGTAGTGTTATGTGTTTTCGCTAGTCGCTTTAAGATGCCTTtgatatttgaaaataaactTGATGCAGAAacgaatttaaatttcatcTGA
- the LOC108029899 gene encoding retinol dehydrogenase 12 isoform X2 yields MEIIINFLHKIAPVFLAHGIVGIIAFCVRLYMQGGKFRKQTDETGKVAIVTGGNTGLGKETVMELARRGATVYMACRNKKKGEMARKEVIKKTGNSNVFSKECDLSSLDSVRKFVEEFKKEQRELHILINNAGVFWEPRGLTKEGFETHLGVNHIGHFLLTNLLIDVLERSAPSRVVVVASKAHERGQIQVDDINSSDFYDEGVAYSQSKLANVLFARELAKRLEGTGVTVNALNPGIADTEIARNMIFFQTKFAQYVVETILKPFLWSVMKSPRNGAQTTLYAALDPDLEKVTGQYFSDCQLASAAPAALDDRMAKWLWAQSEKWTGIAL; encoded by the exons ATGGAAatcattattaattttctaCACAAAATTGCTCCAGTATTTCTGGCCCATGGAATAGTCGGCATTATCGCCTTCTGTGTGAG GTTGTATATGCAGGGGGGAAAGTTCAGGAAGCAGACCGATGAGACGGGAAAAGTGGCCATCGTTACGGGCGGAAACACGGGTCTTGGCAAGGAAACGGTGATGGAGTTGGCCAGAAGGGGAGCCACCGTTTACATGGCCTGccggaataaaaaaaaaggggaaatggCTCGAAAGGAGGTCATCAAGAAGACGGGAAACTCAAACGTTTTCTCCAAGGAGTGCGACTTGTCTTCATTGGATTCTGTTCGAAAGTTTGTGGAAGA ATTCAAGAAAGAGCAAAGGGAGCTGCACATCCTGATAAACAATGCTGGTGTGTTCTGGGAGCCGCGAGGATTGACGAAAGAGGGATTCGAAACGCATCTGGGAGTGAACCACATTGGTCATTTTCTGCTCACCAACCTGTTGATCGATGTGCTAGAGCGGTCAGCTCCTAGtcgggtggtggtggtggccagCAAGGCCCACGAGCGGGGTCAGATTCAGGTGGACGACATCAACAGCTCCGACTTCTACGACGAGGGAGTGGCCTACAGCCAAAGCAAGCTGGCCAACGTACTCTTTGCCCGGGAACTGGCCAAGCGGCTGGAGGGAACGGGTGTCACCGTGAACGCCCTCAATCCTGGAATAGCAGACACGGAGATTGCCAGGAACATGATCTTCTTCCAAACAAAGTTTGCTCAGTATGTGGTAGA AACAATCCTGAAGCCATTCCTCTGGTCTGTGATGAAGTCGCCCAGAAACGGAGCCCAGACCACGTTATATGCCGCCTTGGATCCCGATCTCGAAAAGGTAACGGGTCAGTACTTCAGCGATTGCCAGTTGGCATCCGCAGCTCCCGCCGCCCTCGACGATCGGATGGCCAAGTGGCTGTGGGCCCAGTCCGAGAAGTGGACGGGAATCGCTCTGTAA
- the LOC108029899 gene encoding retinol dehydrogenase 12 isoform X3: MEIIINFLHKIAPVFLAHGIVGIIAFCVRLYMQGGKFRKQTDETGKVAIVTGGNTGLGKETVMELARRGATVYMACRNKKKGEMARKEVIKKTGNSNVFSKECDLSSLDSVRKFVEEFKKEQRELHILINNAGVFWEPRGLTKEGFETHLGVNHIGHFLLTNLLIDVLERSAPSRVVVVASKAHERGQIQVDDINSSDFYDEGVAYSQSKLANVLFARELAKRLEGTGVTVNALNPGIADTEIARNMIFFQTKFAQTILKPFLWSVMKSPRNGAQTTLYAALDPDLEKVTGQYFSDCQLASAAPAALDDRMAKWLWAQSEKWTGIAL, from the exons ATGGAAatcattattaattttctaCACAAAATTGCTCCAGTATTTCTGGCCCATGGAATAGTCGGCATTATCGCCTTCTGTGTGAG GTTGTATATGCAGGGGGGAAAGTTCAGGAAGCAGACCGATGAGACGGGAAAAGTGGCCATCGTTACGGGCGGAAACACGGGTCTTGGCAAGGAAACGGTGATGGAGTTGGCCAGAAGGGGAGCCACCGTTTACATGGCCTGccggaataaaaaaaaaggggaaatggCTCGAAAGGAGGTCATCAAGAAGACGGGAAACTCAAACGTTTTCTCCAAGGAGTGCGACTTGTCTTCATTGGATTCTGTTCGAAAGTTTGTGGAAGA ATTCAAGAAAGAGCAAAGGGAGCTGCACATCCTGATAAACAATGCTGGTGTGTTCTGGGAGCCGCGAGGATTGACGAAAGAGGGATTCGAAACGCATCTGGGAGTGAACCACATTGGTCATTTTCTGCTCACCAACCTGTTGATCGATGTGCTAGAGCGGTCAGCTCCTAGtcgggtggtggtggtggccagCAAGGCCCACGAGCGGGGTCAGATTCAGGTGGACGACATCAACAGCTCCGACTTCTACGACGAGGGAGTGGCCTACAGCCAAAGCAAGCTGGCCAACGTACTCTTTGCCCGGGAACTGGCCAAGCGGCTGGAGGGAACGGGTGTCACCGTGAACGCCCTCAATCCTGGAATAGCAGACACGGAGATTGCCAGGAACATGATCTTCTTCCAAACAAAGTTTGCTCA AACAATCCTGAAGCCATTCCTCTGGTCTGTGATGAAGTCGCCCAGAAACGGAGCCCAGACCACGTTATATGCCGCCTTGGATCCCGATCTCGAAAAGGTAACGGGTCAGTACTTCAGCGATTGCCAGTTGGCATCCGCAGCTCCCGCCGCCCTCGACGATCGGATGGCCAAGTGGCTGTGGGCCCAGTCCGAGAAGTGGACGGGAATCGCTCTGTAA
- the LOC108029875 gene encoding uncharacterized protein CG1339, producing MSHKGGFRRLRSKPTQTIHRWFFKGSAWGIYAIACGFHFFKLHYNERTNQVEEAQYHRMWSKIVVAMKVVLVASQYLQYFVLGLGTYIHIKLVHTSSAQNFVMSVFMLAIVVNVLRRLVVFLHLKADRRFVEHSVNEILQITSLIERKIGMVYNCDFVLVGVYLFKLWILYILLDALWNKPYFLVVNFLYWVLLEYCFAGYFIYQLILLSWYRTIILFLQRFVEDNEIRQDIGAHYHQRLFLLFELHLRINNLHKYVKDNLSWLSTSIYLMIFTCIFNMELLIECSLFAEDEFENKIYIIADGCLGPVFIPILYVLMLGMCTDRIRDAELQLQQLIVITQALYMRKVKPRLQTAVVLDNEHTSLILHQKLEPLQNMIILDITCDRQFAMEYILTVILTALSLVQYTISCGRDISECLTHK from the exons ATGTCGCATAAAGGTGGCTTTCGCAGGCTCCGTAGTAAGCCCACCCAAACAATACATCGCTGGTTTTTCAAGGGGAGTGCCTGGGGCATTTACGCAATCGCCTGCGGATTCCACTTCTTCAAGCTTCACTACAATGAGCGAACCAACCAGGTGGAGGAGGCCCAGTACCATCGGATGTGGTCAAAGATTGTGGTGGCCATGAAGGTTGTGCTGGTGGCCAGCCAATACCTGCAGTACTTCGTCCTCGGCCTAGGCACATACATCCACATCAAGCTGGTGCACACCAGCAGCGCCCAGAACTTTGTGATGAGTGTCTTCATGCTGGCAATAGTCGTGAACGTCCTGCGCCGCCTGGTGGTCTTTCTGCACCTGAAAGCGGATCGCAGGTTTGTGGAGCACTCGGTCAATGAGATCCTGCAGATCACCAGCCTGATCGAGCGGAAGATCGGCATGGTATACAACTGCGATTTTGTGTTGGTGGGAGTGTATTTGTTCAAACTGTGGATACTCTACATCCTGCTGGATGCCCTGTGGAACAAGCCCTACTTCCTGGTAGTTAACTTCCTGTACTGGGTGCTGCTGGAGTACTGCTTTGCAGGGTACTTCATCTACCAGCTGATCCTGCTCAGCTGGTATCGCACCATCATCCTGTTCCTACAGCGCTTTGTCGAGGACAACGAGATTCGTCAGGATATCGGGGCCCATTACCATCAGCGGCTGTTCCTGCTTTTTGAGCTGCATCTCCGCATCAACAATCTCCACAAATACGTCAAGGACAATTTGTCCTGGCTCTCGACTTCTATTTACCTTATGATCTTCACCTGCATCTTCAACATGGAGCTTCTCATAGAGTGCAGCCTGTTCGCCGAGGACGAGTTCGAGAACAAGATCTACATTATTGCCGATGGTTGCTTGGGACCCGTGTTCATCCCGATCCTATATGTCCTTATGCTGGGGATGTGCACTGACAGGATCCGCGATGCTGAGCTACAGCTACAGCAGCTGATCGTCATCACCCAGGCCCTGTATATGAGGAAAGTGAAGCCCCGCCTGCAAACCGCAGTGGTTCTCGACAACGAG CACACTTCCTTGATACTTCACCAGAAATTGGAACCGCTCCAAAATATGATCATTTTGGATATCACCTGCGATCGTCAGTTCGCCATGGAATATATTCTTACGGTGATCCTGACAGCATTATCCCTTGTTCAGTATACCATATCATGTGGAAGGGATATTAGCGAGTGTTTGACTCataaataa